In a single window of the Coffea eugenioides isolate CCC68of chromosome 3, Ceug_1.0, whole genome shotgun sequence genome:
- the LOC113765602 gene encoding uncharacterized protein LOC113765602 isoform X2 has product MVEEFMICVDRLIASSSASSAAAACFDSPVNEVSNSERVQDINGVMEGLKTQESEKSNGEFGNEKDGFLRECRICQEEDEEQDMESPCACTGTLKFAHRKCIQRWCNKKGDIRCEICNQMFSPDYISPPKHADVVAIDIREAWGSNFNLQDPHFLAFAAAEQQFLQSDYEYYTSTNSSTLACFHSVVIVVMLLLLIRHTLLVTRDFGMVQESSTFYRYQILLLQLAGFLLPCYVMACSWYIAQCRRRRQV; this is encoded by the exons ATGGTGGAAGAATTCATGATTTGTGTTGATAGATTAATAGCTTCATCATCAGCATCATCTGCTGCAGCAGCTTGCTTTGATTCCCCTGTAAATGAGGTTTCTAATAGTGAAAGAGTACAAGATATTAATGGAGTAATGGAGGGTTTAAAGACCCAAGAAAGTGAAAAAAGTAATGGtgaatttggaaatgaaaaagatGGTTTCTTGAGGGAGTGCAGAATTTGtcaagaagaagatgaagaacaAGATATGGAATCTCCTTGTGCTTGTACTGGCACCCTCAAG TTTGCTCACAGGAAGTGCATTCAGAGATGGTGCAACAAGAAAGGTGATATCAGATGTGAAATCTGTAATCAG ATGTTTTCGCCAGATTATATCAGTCCACCAAAACATGCTGATGTTGTGGCAATTGATATCAG GGAAGCATGGGGTTCAAACTTTAATCTTCAGGATCCTCATTTTCTGGCTTTTGCGGCAGCTGAACAGCAATTCCTTCAGTCTGACTATGAGTATTACACTAGTACAAATAGTAGCACCCTCGCCTGTTTCCACTCAGTGGTTATTGTG GTTATGCTTCTCTTGCTGATAAGACATACATTGCTGGTGACAAGGGATTTTGGGATGGTCCAAGAGTCTTCTACCTTCTATCGA TACCAAATTTTACTCCTTCAGCTTGCTGGTTTTCTCCTTCCTTGTTACGTGATGGCCTGCTCATGGTACATTGCACAATGTCGAAGGAGGAGGCAG GTTTAG
- the LOC113765602 gene encoding uncharacterized protein LOC113765602 isoform X1 — protein MVEEFMICVDRLIASSSASSAAAACFDSPVNEVSNSERVQDINGVMEGLKTQESEKSNGEFGNEKDGFLRECRICQEEDEEQDMESPCACTGTLKFAHRKCIQRWCNKKGDIRCEICNQMFSPDYISPPKHADVVAIDIREAWGSNFNLQDPHFLAFAAAEQQFLQSDYEYYTSTNSSTLACFHSVVIVVMLLLLIRHTLLVTRDFGMVQESSTFYRYQILLLQLAGFLLPCYVMACSWYIAQCRRRRQGVSWCLDRML, from the exons ATGGTGGAAGAATTCATGATTTGTGTTGATAGATTAATAGCTTCATCATCAGCATCATCTGCTGCAGCAGCTTGCTTTGATTCCCCTGTAAATGAGGTTTCTAATAGTGAAAGAGTACAAGATATTAATGGAGTAATGGAGGGTTTAAAGACCCAAGAAAGTGAAAAAAGTAATGGtgaatttggaaatgaaaaagatGGTTTCTTGAGGGAGTGCAGAATTTGtcaagaagaagatgaagaacaAGATATGGAATCTCCTTGTGCTTGTACTGGCACCCTCAAG TTTGCTCACAGGAAGTGCATTCAGAGATGGTGCAACAAGAAAGGTGATATCAGATGTGAAATCTGTAATCAG ATGTTTTCGCCAGATTATATCAGTCCACCAAAACATGCTGATGTTGTGGCAATTGATATCAG GGAAGCATGGGGTTCAAACTTTAATCTTCAGGATCCTCATTTTCTGGCTTTTGCGGCAGCTGAACAGCAATTCCTTCAGTCTGACTATGAGTATTACACTAGTACAAATAGTAGCACCCTCGCCTGTTTCCACTCAGTGGTTATTGTG GTTATGCTTCTCTTGCTGATAAGACATACATTGCTGGTGACAAGGGATTTTGGGATGGTCCAAGAGTCTTCTACCTTCTATCGA TACCAAATTTTACTCCTTCAGCTTGCTGGTTTTCTCCTTCCTTGTTACGTGATGGCCTGCTCATGGTACATTGCACAATGTCGAAGGAGGAGGCAG GGTGTATCTTGGTGCCTAGACCGGATGTTATGA
- the LOC113766668 gene encoding zinc finger MYM-type protein 1-like — protein MVKSTTIDAFFKRKIIEDQKHKESDATPSFILSESLVVEPPKKIQRVELEKIDIASLERDPGKRPPIWSYPLNQQDEIRRAYINWGPYQVKHENYPSSGSKKHARHFCSSWFELFPSWLEYSPSIDATFCLSCYLFSKPNGRVELSAFVLGGFKNWKKVNNGDNCAFLRHVGKNPNSFHRIAVKACNDLMNASQHIGTFIEKQSFEQVEINRLRLQVSIDVVRWLAFQGCAFRGRDESEKSLNRGNFHQLIKLLASYNDKVASVVQENAPSNASYTSPEIQKEILYIFSNKVRKEICQEIGNSKFCIIVDEARDESKREQMALVLRYVDKEGCICERFFGVIHVRDTMALTLKEAIFSTLSQHNLAIHNIRGQGYDGASNMRGEWNGLQALICHECPYAYYIHCLAHRLQLALVVASREEAQAIEIATKIANGELETGRGLNQIGTLKRAGDTRWGSHLDSISSLLKMFNATCVVLSNIAADGGSYSQRGDANFALNQLLSFGFVFTLHLMKDIMEITHHLCMALQRKSQDILNGMHLVSSTTKLLKNFRDSGWNDFLVKVKLFCEQHQIDIPDMNAQYIARRGRSRGHHDEISVEHYYRVDIFIATIDYQLQELHSRFNDHTVELLVLSTALDPRNGFMLFKIDDICKLAEKFYPNDFMEQELVRLRIELQHFELDIPNHPELQELSGIHELCQGLVKTRKSVMYPLIDRLIRLVLTLPVSTATTERPASLIKALVAWRCPTGLERTTRRNGHRMDMDCPSSSSWAAMHKSTLEAHASDMEAATLFDPLPSTDVEFVDVNMDSESEADVDDCSDDDHYFDASN, from the exons ATGGTTAAGTCAACAACAATTGAtgcattttttaaaagaaaaattattgaaGATCAAAAGCACAAGGAGAGTGATGCTACTCCATCATTTATTCTTAGTGAGAGTTTGGTTGTTGAACCtcccaaaaaaattcaaagagtTGAACTTGAAAAGATTGATATTGCTTCTTTGGAGCGTGATCCCGGAAAACGTCCACCTATATGGAGCTATCCTCTTAATCAACAAGATGAAATTCGTCGAGCTTATATCAATTGGGGGCCATATCAAGTTAAGCATGAAAATTACCCTTCAAGTGGTTCAAAGAAACATGCTCGTCATTTTTGTAGCTCTTGGTTTGAATTGTTTCCATCTTGGCTTGAATATTCTCCATCAATTGATGCTACTTTTTGTCTTTCATGCTATCTATTTAGTAAGCCGAATGGACGAGTTGAATTAAGTGCATTTGTTCTTGGTGGCTTTAAGAATTGGAAGAAGGTCAATAATGGAGATAATTGTGCTTTCTTACGACATGTGGGGAAAAATCCTAACTCATTTCACAGAATTGCTGTAAAAGCCTgcaatgatttgatgaatgctTCTCAACACATTGGAACTTTCATTGAGAAACAAAGTTTTGAGCAAGTTGAGATTAATCGATTAAGGCTTCAAGTTTCAATTGATGTAGTTCGATGGCTTGCATTTCAAGGTTGTGCCTTTCGAGGACGAGATGAGAGTGAAAAATCTCTTAATCGTGGAAACTTTCATCAACTTATTAAGTTGTTGGCTTCTTATAATGATAAG GTTGCAAGTGTTGTTCAAGAAAATGCTCCATCCAATGCCTCCTATACATCTCCTGAAATTCAAAAGGAGATTCTTTATATATTTTCCAATAAGgttagaaaagaaatttgccaAGAGATtggaaattcaaaattttgcattATAGTTGATGAAGCTCGTGATGAGTCCAAAAGAGAGCAAATGGCTCTTGTTTTGAGATATGTAGATAAGGAAGGATGCATTTGTGAACGGTTTTTTGGTGTTATTCATGTCCGTGATACTATGGCTTTAACTTTGAAGGAAGCTATTTTTTCTACTCTCTCTCAACATAATTTGGCCATTCATAACATCCGTGGACAAGGGTATGATGGAGCTAGTAATATGAGAGGTGAATGGAATGGCTTGCAAGCTTTAATTTGCCATGaatgtccatatgcctattacATTCATTGTTTGGCCCATAGGCTTCAACTTGCTTTAGTTGTAGCTTCTAGAGAA GAGGCTCAAGCAATTGAAATTGCTACTAAGATTGCTAATGGTGAACTTGAAACTGGAAGGGGGCTTAATCAAATTGGCACTTTAAAACGAGCTGGAGATACTCGTTGGGGTTCTCATTTGGATTCTATTTCTAGTTTACTGAAAATGTTCAATGCTACTTGTGTGGTTTTAAGTAACATTGCAGCAGATGGAGGTTCATACTCTCAACGTGGAGATGCTAATTTTGCTTTGAATCAGTTGTTATCCTTTGGATTTGTTTTCACATTGCATCTTATGAAAGACATTATGGAAATCACTCATCATCTTTGTATGGCATTGCAACGTAAATCTCAAGATATTTTGAATGGAATGCATCTTGTCTCAAGCACAACAAAGCTACTGAAGAATTTTCGAGATTCGGGATGGAATGATTTCTTGGTGAAAGTTAAATTATTTTGTGAGCAACATCAAATTGATATCCCGGATATGAATGCTCAATATATTGCAAGACGTGGTAGATCTCGTGGTCATCATGATGAGATTAGTGTGGAGCATTATTATCGAGTGGATATATTTATTGCAACAATTGATTATCAATTGCAAGAGTTACATAGCAGGTTTAATGATCATACCGTGGAATTGCTTGTTTTGAGCACTGCTTTAGATCCTAGAAATGGATTTATGCTGTTCAAGATTGATGATATTTGTAAACTTGCAGAGAAGTTCTATCCGAATGATTTTATGGAGCAAGAACTAGTACGTCTAAGAATAGAACTTCAACATTTTGAGCTTGACATTCCAAATCATCCTGAATTGCAAGAATTATCTGGTATTCATGAGTTATGTCAAGGCTTGgtgaagacaagaaaatcaGTGATGTATCCTCTTATTGACAGATTGATTAGACTTGTTCTTACTCTTCCTGTATCAACTGCAACTACAGAGCgg CCCGCATCTTTGATCAAGGCACTAGTGGCTTGGAGATGTCCAACTGGTTTGGAGAGGACGACGAGACGCAATGGCCACCGAATGGATATGGACTGTCCAAGTAGCAGTAGTTGGGCGGCAATGCACAAGTCAACACTTGAGGCTCATGCTTCAGATATGGAAGCTGCTACATTGTTTGACCCCCTTCCATCTACTGATGTTGAGTTTGTAGATGTTAATATGGACTCTGAATCAGAAGCAGATGTTGATGATTGTAGTGATGATGACCACTATTTTGATGCATCTAACTAG